Within the Antricoccus suffuscus genome, the region CAAGATGACGCGGTAGTCGCCGCGCCGCGCCGATCGCCACGCGGCCAGTTCGGCGTGCAGAGGCTTCGAGAGCCGGTAAGGGTTCTCGGCCAGTGGCCCGGTGATGAACTCGACGATCGCCGCAGCGAATTTGTGCGGCAGTGTCCGCAGCGATCGTTGCGCAGTCTTGGAGATCTCGACGTGCCACGGGTCAGTCGGTTCGGCCATTGACTAGCTATGGGCTTCGCGACTGGGCAAGCCGTACTCGGCGCGCAGTTCGTCACCGGAGACGACGCGGCCGGCGGCGAAGTCGGC harbors:
- a CDS encoding type II toxin-antitoxin system RelE family toxin, which codes for MAEPTDPWHVEISKTAQRSLRTLPHKFAAAIVEFITGPLAENPYRLSKPLHAELAAWRSARRGDYRVILQIDDDRHLVRVGRIEHRATAYKPR